From the genome of Ananas comosus cultivar F153 linkage group 18, ASM154086v1, whole genome shotgun sequence, one region includes:
- the LOC109724450 gene encoding probable glutathione peroxidase 5 isoform X2: MGASQSSPKETSIHQFTVKDSSGKEVDLGVYKGKVLLVVNVASKCGFTDSNYTQLTELYSKYKNKDFEILAFPCNQFLHQEPGTSQEIKEFACTRFKAEYPIFQKVRVNGPDAVPVYKFLKASKSGLFGSRIKWNFTKFLVDKDGKVIARYGTSTPPLSIEKDIQKALGEI; this comes from the exons ATGGGAGCCTCGCAGTCGTCGCCCAAGGAGACTTCCATCCATCAATTCACAGTCAAA gATAGCAGCGGCAAGGAGGTTGATTTGGGGGTTTACAAGGGGAAGGTTCTTCTCGTTGTAAATGTTGCTTCCAAATG TGGTTTCACAGATAGCAACTACACGCAGTTGACAGAACTCTACAGCAAGTACAAGAACAAAG ATTTTGAGATTTTGGCATTTCCATGCAATCAGTTCCTGCATCAGGAGCCTGGTACGAGCCAGGAGATCAAAGAGTTCGCTTGCACAAGATTTAAGGCTGAGTATCCGATTTTCCAGAAG GTTCGAGTAAATGGTCCGGATGCTGTAcctgtttataaatttttgaaggcAAGCAAATCTGGTCTCTTTGGATCGAGGATTAAGTGGAACTTCACTAAATTTCTTGTTGATAAGGACGGAAAAGTTATCGCCAGATACGGGACATCAACACCCCCATTGTCTATCGAG AAAGACATACAGAAAGCTCTTGGTGAAATATAA
- the LOC109724450 gene encoding probable glutathione peroxidase 4 isoform X1, translated as MGASQSSPKETSIHQFTVKDSSGKEVDLGVYKGKVLLVVNVASKCGFTDSNYTQLTELYSKYKNKDFEILAFPCNQFLHQEPGTSQEIKEFACTRFKAEYPIFQKVRVNGPDAVPVYKFLKASKSGLFGSRIKWNFTKFLVDKDGKVIARYGTSTPPLSIESTQRQMDCANLVHLLKFGRL; from the exons ATGGGAGCCTCGCAGTCGTCGCCCAAGGAGACTTCCATCCATCAATTCACAGTCAAA gATAGCAGCGGCAAGGAGGTTGATTTGGGGGTTTACAAGGGGAAGGTTCTTCTCGTTGTAAATGTTGCTTCCAAATG TGGTTTCACAGATAGCAACTACACGCAGTTGACAGAACTCTACAGCAAGTACAAGAACAAAG ATTTTGAGATTTTGGCATTTCCATGCAATCAGTTCCTGCATCAGGAGCCTGGTACGAGCCAGGAGATCAAAGAGTTCGCTTGCACAAGATTTAAGGCTGAGTATCCGATTTTCCAGAAG GTTCGAGTAAATGGTCCGGATGCTGTAcctgtttataaatttttgaaggcAAGCAAATCTGGTCTCTTTGGATCGAGGATTAAGTGGAACTTCACTAAATTTCTTGTTGATAAGGACGGAAAAGTTATCGCCAGATACGGGACATCAACACCCCCATTGTCTATCGAG TCAACTCAACGTCAGATGGATTGCGCCAACTTAGTACATTTATTGAAGTTTGGGCGGCtctaa
- the LOC109724450 gene encoding probable glutathione peroxidase 4 isoform X3, giving the protein MLLPNDSNYTQLTELYSKYKNKDFEILAFPCNQFLHQEPGTSQEIKEFACTRFKAEYPIFQKVRVNGPDAVPVYKFLKASKSGLFGSRIKWNFTKFLVDKDGKVIARYGTSTPPLSIESTQRQMDCANLVHLLKFGRL; this is encoded by the exons ATGTTGCTTCCAAATG ATAGCAACTACACGCAGTTGACAGAACTCTACAGCAAGTACAAGAACAAAG ATTTTGAGATTTTGGCATTTCCATGCAATCAGTTCCTGCATCAGGAGCCTGGTACGAGCCAGGAGATCAAAGAGTTCGCTTGCACAAGATTTAAGGCTGAGTATCCGATTTTCCAGAAG GTTCGAGTAAATGGTCCGGATGCTGTAcctgtttataaatttttgaaggcAAGCAAATCTGGTCTCTTTGGATCGAGGATTAAGTGGAACTTCACTAAATTTCTTGTTGATAAGGACGGAAAAGTTATCGCCAGATACGGGACATCAACACCCCCATTGTCTATCGAG TCAACTCAACGTCAGATGGATTGCGCCAACTTAGTACATTTATTGAAGTTTGGGCGGCtctaa